A DNA window from Impatiens glandulifera chromosome 7, dImpGla2.1, whole genome shotgun sequence contains the following coding sequences:
- the LOC124910107 gene encoding expansin-like B1, whose product MVKSNLPFCIAFLTLLLVSKRFRDCNAATCNNNCFTRSRAVYYPNSDEEGTETGACGFGKYGARLNNGLVSAASNLFRNGVGCGACYEVKCTNKYYCSDKGVTVAITDHGYSGNADFILSRKAFRRMAANKHSAESILAFGIVNVEYRRVACTYDNKNITIKIDENSDYPYYLAFVLRYQQGKKDITAVQICEVINNEIK is encoded by the exons ATGGTTAAATCCAACCTACCATTCTGCATTGCATTTCTTACACTACTCCTCGTGTCGAAAAGATTCCGCGACTGCAATGCGGCTACATGCAACAACAACTGCTTCACTCGTTCGCGGGCCGTTTACTACCCAAACTCAGACGAGGAAGGCACCGAGA ctGGAGCGTGTGGATTTGGGAAATATGGAGCTAGGTTAAATAACGGGCTTGTATCTGCTGCTTCTAATCTTTTCCGTAATGGCGTGGGCTGCGGAGCGTGCTACGAG gttaaatGTACCAACAAGTATTATTGCTCGGACAAAGGAGTAACGGTGGCTATAACCGACCATGGGTATAGCGGAAACGCAGACTTTATTCTAAGCAGGAAAGCTTTCCGACGAATGGCTGCCAATAAACACTCGGCCGAGTCTATACTAGCTTTCGGAATAGTAAATGTCGAGTATAGGCG AGTTGCTTGTACCTACGATAATAAGAATATAACGATAAAGATAGACGAGAACAGCGATTACCCTTATTACTTGGCTTTTGTTTTACGGTATCAACAAGGAAAGAAAGACATCACTGCTGTCCAGATTTGTGAggtaattaataatgaaattaagtag